In the genome of Cyanobacterium sp. T60_A2020_053, one region contains:
- the glgA gene encoding glycogen synthase GlgA: MYIVHIASECAPVIKAGGLGDVVYGLSREIENRGNTVEIILPMYDCMRYDHIWGLHDAYQDLAVPWYDGEIKCSVYCGWVHGRLCFFIKPLSDDNFFDRGCYYGCDDDAMRFAFFSKAALEFLLVSNKRPDIIHCHDWQTALVPVLLYEIYKWHGMANQRVCFTVHNFKHQGFAGGELLKATGLNNENYYYSYERLRDNFNPFAINLMKGGIVYSNHVNTVSPHHAWEARYSDVSYGLGHTLELHHYKFDGILNGIDYNIWNPEIDTHIPFQYTMENFEGKSKNRRALRERLLLRDENKPIVAFVGRLDYQKGVELVHHALYYSLHHNAQFVLLGSATGAEINNWFRHEKDFLNNNPDCHLELGFHEELAHLIYAGADIIVVPSMYEPCGLTQMIGLKYGTVPVVRGVGGLMDTVFDKDYDQHHAPEKRNGYVFYENDYPALESGLARAIGLWHHFPKDFEQLQKQGMEYDYSWNQPGKQYVRLYDYIRHK, from the coding sequence ATGTATATAGTCCATATCGCTTCAGAGTGCGCACCAGTTATCAAAGCTGGGGGATTAGGTGATGTTGTTTATGGCTTGAGTCGAGAAATTGAGAATCGGGGTAATACGGTAGAAATTATCCTCCCTATGTATGATTGTATGCGTTATGACCATATTTGGGGGCTTCATGATGCTTACCAAGATTTAGCAGTGCCTTGGTATGATGGTGAAATAAAATGCTCGGTTTATTGCGGTTGGGTTCACGGTAGGTTATGCTTTTTCATTAAACCTCTTTCCGATGATAATTTTTTTGATCGTGGTTGTTACTATGGCTGTGATGATGATGCCATGCGTTTTGCTTTTTTCTCCAAAGCTGCCCTAGAATTTTTGTTAGTCAGTAATAAGCGCCCTGATATAATTCACTGTCATGACTGGCAAACGGCTTTAGTGCCTGTGTTATTGTATGAAATTTACAAATGGCATGGTATGGCTAATCAAAGGGTATGTTTTACGGTGCATAATTTTAAACATCAAGGCTTCGCTGGTGGTGAGTTATTAAAGGCTACTGGTTTAAATAATGAGAATTACTACTATAGTTATGAGCGTTTACGGGATAATTTTAACCCTTTTGCTATTAACTTAATGAAGGGTGGCATTGTTTACTCAAATCATGTTAATACTGTTTCTCCTCATCATGCTTGGGAGGCGAGATATAGCGATGTAAGTTATGGTTTAGGGCATACTTTAGAGTTACATCATTACAAATTTGATGGCATTCTTAATGGTATTGATTATAATATCTGGAATCCTGAAATCGATACTCATATTCCTTTTCAATATACTATGGAAAATTTTGAAGGTAAAAGTAAAAATCGACGGGCGCTGAGGGAAAGGTTATTATTAAGGGATGAAAATAAGCCTATTGTGGCGTTTGTGGGTCGTTTAGACTATCAAAAAGGGGTAGAGTTAGTACATCATGCCCTCTATTATTCTCTCCATCATAATGCTCAATTTGTATTATTGGGTTCGGCGACGGGCGCTGAGATTAATAATTGGTTTCGCCACGAAAAGGATTTTCTCAATAACAACCCCGATTGTCATTTAGAGTTGGGTTTCCATGAAGAATTAGCGCACCTCATCTATGCTGGAGCGGATATAATTGTCGTACCTAGTATGTATGAACCTTGTGGATTAACGCAAATGATCGGCTTAAAATATGGTACTGTACCAGTGGTGCGCGGTGTAGGTGGTTTGATGGATACGGTGTTTGATAAGGATTATGATCAACATCATGCTCCAGAAAAGCGTAATGGTTACGTATTCTATGAAAATGATTACCCAGCGTTGGAATCTGGTTTGGCGCGCGCCATCGGTTTATGGCATCACTTTCCGAAGGATTTTGAACAGTTACAAAAGCAGGGCATGGAGTATGATTACTCATGGAATCAGCCGGGTAAGCAGTATGTGCGCTTGTATGATTATATTCGCCATAAGTAA
- a CDS encoding aromatic ring-hydroxylating dioxygenase subunit alpha, with product MGQLEYKPNIRTCGINLNHWYVVARSSEITAKPYSARLWHQDIVIYRDGAGKVIALEDRCPHRQVKLSSGKVVNDNLECAYHGWLFNGGGECAGVPYLAENQKIPTCKIKSYPVKELDGFIWIFPGDGDYDQIQPMGLPEWEHLNYIASVAEIDCPGHYSYLIENLMDMHHGHLHDNYQAWAEATLKDIETSEKRVDVLYSAQSYYRIDKIWSISQLFFPALRRLHPEPLKVSYVYPHWASSLGQDFKIYCLFCPVDETITKAYLIHFTSLESFWRLHKLPVWFRRFIKNSLFNAAKGLLEGLVRQDVEMIIQEQDSFNRNPIQRNYEVNRALVKVQQLIINQYLNSQQIRS from the coding sequence ATGGGACAATTAGAATATAAACCGAATATCCGCACTTGTGGCATTAACCTTAATCATTGGTATGTAGTGGCTAGAAGTAGCGAAATTACCGCAAAACCTTACAGCGCCCGTCTCTGGCACCAAGATATAGTCATTTATCGAGATGGCGCTGGGAAAGTAATTGCGTTGGAGGATCGTTGTCCCCATCGTCAGGTAAAATTAAGCTCTGGGAAGGTGGTTAATGATAACCTTGAATGTGCTTATCATGGTTGGTTATTTAATGGAGGGGGGGAGTGCGCTGGTGTACCATATTTAGCGGAAAATCAGAAAATCCCCACTTGCAAAATTAAATCTTATCCCGTCAAAGAGTTAGATGGTTTTATCTGGATTTTTCCCGGTGACGGTGATTATGACCAAATCCAGCCCATGGGTTTACCAGAATGGGAGCATTTGAACTATATTGCTAGTGTAGCGGAAATTGACTGCCCCGGACATTATTCTTATTTGATTGAAAATTTAATGGATATGCACCATGGGCATCTTCATGATAATTACCAAGCATGGGCGGAAGCTACTTTAAAAGACATTGAAACCTCTGAAAAAAGAGTTGATGTTTTATATTCCGCACAAAGTTATTATCGCATCGATAAAATTTGGTCAATTTCCCAGTTATTTTTTCCCGCACTACGGCGTTTACATCCTGAACCTCTCAAGGTAAGCTATGTTTATCCTCATTGGGCTTCTAGTTTGGGGCAGGATTTTAAAATTTACTGTTTATTTTGCCCTGTGGATGAAACCATCACTAAGGCTTATTTGATTCATTTTACTTCCCTTGAGTCTTTTTGGCGTTTACATAAGTTGCCTGTTTGGTTTAGGAGATTTATCAAAAATAGTTTATTTAATGCCGCTAAGGGGTTATTGGAAGGGTTAGTGCGCCAAGATGTGGAGATGATAATTCAAGAGCAAGATTCTTTTAATCGTAA